Proteins encoded by one window of Halorubrum ruber:
- the dhaL gene encoding dihydroxyacetone kinase subunit DhaL, with amino-acid sequence MSDDDAATDGDRAADDGAAVVAAVEAVAERIEAERDHLTQLDSAIGDADHGGNMARGWAEAADAAGDLDDPDAETVAKTVGKTLMAEVGGASGPLFGGSLVFAAGELDEGITPETAVAFAETYLEKVEDRGDARVGDQTMVDALTPAVHTFKKSIEVDDLPPIEALAKAVDAAERGVAFTVPIRARKGRASYLGWRSVGHQDPGATSTLFILEEVLDVAADRLGVDVPEKDATSPTIPDEDPDEAGGDPGADSGGD; translated from the coding sequence ATGAGCGACGACGACGCGGCGACGGACGGCGACCGAGCGGCCGACGACGGCGCGGCGGTCGTCGCGGCCGTCGAGGCGGTCGCCGAGCGCATCGAGGCCGAGCGCGACCACCTCACCCAACTGGACTCCGCCATCGGCGACGCCGACCACGGCGGGAACATGGCGCGCGGCTGGGCCGAGGCGGCCGACGCCGCGGGCGACCTCGACGACCCGGACGCCGAGACCGTCGCAAAGACGGTCGGAAAGACGCTGATGGCCGAGGTCGGTGGCGCCTCCGGCCCGCTGTTCGGCGGGTCGCTCGTGTTCGCGGCGGGCGAGCTCGACGAGGGTATCACCCCCGAGACCGCGGTGGCGTTCGCGGAGACCTACCTCGAAAAGGTCGAGGACCGCGGCGACGCGCGCGTCGGCGACCAGACGATGGTCGACGCGCTGACGCCCGCGGTCCACACGTTCAAGAAGTCGATCGAGGTCGACGACCTCCCGCCGATCGAGGCGCTCGCGAAGGCGGTCGACGCCGCCGAGCGCGGCGTGGCGTTCACCGTCCCGATCCGCGCGCGGAAGGGCCGCGCCTCCTACCTCGGCTGGCGCTCCGTCGGCCACCAGGACCCCGGCGCGACGAGCACGCTGTTCATCCTCGAAGAGGTCCTCGACGTCGCCGCGGACCGGCTCGGCGTCGACGTCCCCGAGAAGGACGCGACCTCGCCGACGATCCCGGACGAGGATCCCGACGAGGCGGGCGGCGACCCCGGTGCCGACTCGGGGGGCGACTGA
- a CDS encoding HNH endonuclease encodes MPESYKILYQQLRETELACVPPGFQDTSDVYDLVETEYPELCDDSILCREVCSSNSTQPEWKHRLRTVQQSLLEEDGSRIKRLSKGWFYEPIETDVSDIPDDPTQFTIGSRYNRWELHDIYGGQRYYGIATPSDQDFILAFTGDSGDAYGYADGFQEDGSFKYTGEGQEGDMTMDKGNIALRDHQENGENLYLFADTEYPWIATYRGEYQYEDHHWETLPDKNNNLREAIRFTLTPVGGREITIDGDPDELSLPDLFEAAKRSAPKRSTDGTTSSGRTYVRSEIVKKFARRVADGVCMGCENPAPFEDIDGEPYLEVHHLHNRGDGGPDDPENVIAICPNCHRRVHYGRDGKSFNRGLINKAEELYGDIDAPTGG; translated from the coding sequence ATGCCGGAGTCATACAAGATTCTCTATCAGCAACTCCGAGAGACAGAGTTAGCATGTGTTCCTCCTGGATTTCAGGATACGTCAGACGTGTACGATCTGGTTGAAACAGAGTATCCAGAATTATGCGATGATTCAATTCTTTGTCGAGAGGTCTGTTCCAGCAATTCAACACAACCAGAGTGGAAGCATCGACTGCGAACGGTCCAACAGAGTCTTCTCGAAGAGGACGGATCGCGTATAAAGCGTCTTAGTAAGGGTTGGTTCTATGAACCAATTGAGACGGACGTCTCGGATATACCAGACGACCCTACGCAATTCACTATCGGGTCACGGTATAACCGGTGGGAACTTCACGACATCTATGGCGGTCAACGCTACTATGGCATAGCAACTCCCTCCGATCAGGATTTCATTCTCGCGTTCACTGGCGACTCGGGCGATGCGTACGGTTACGCTGACGGTTTTCAGGAAGATGGATCCTTCAAATACACCGGAGAGGGACAAGAAGGGGATATGACGATGGATAAAGGGAACATCGCTCTCCGTGACCACCAGGAAAACGGTGAAAATCTCTATCTTTTTGCTGATACAGAGTATCCCTGGATAGCTACGTATCGTGGTGAATACCAATACGAGGACCACCACTGGGAGACGCTGCCTGATAAAAACAATAACCTCCGCGAAGCGATTAGGTTCACCCTCACACCAGTTGGAGGCCGTGAAATCACGATTGATGGCGATCCTGACGAACTATCTCTACCAGATTTGTTCGAGGCAGCAAAAAGAAGCGCACCGAAGCGGAGTACCGATGGAACGACGTCTTCAGGACGAACATACGTGCGTTCTGAAATTGTGAAGAAATTTGCCCGCCGTGTCGCCGATGGCGTCTGTATGGGCTGTGAAAACCCGGCACCGTTTGAGGATATTGATGGGGAACCTTATCTTGAGGTACACCACTTACACAACCGCGGTGACGGAGGTCCAGATGATCCTGAAAATGTTATCGCCATATGCCCGAACTGTCACCGACGAGTTCACTATGGACGTGATGGCAAGTCGTTTAATAGAGGTCTAATAAATAAGGCAGAAGAACTGTACGGAGACATCGATGCTCCGACGGGGGGCTGA
- a CDS encoding DUF1405 domain-containing protein: MDIVGALGRDPPDRESLPRWVAPLPKRLEDVAFRFAWVIVAINLVGTAFGFWYYRFQFQELPTEMWIFIPDSPGATLLIALALGAWALGRSSDTLAALAFFGNVKLGLWTPYVLVVFWPEFLAVNGPALYAFLLFSHLAMVVQAFVLHRITDFPLKAVAVATAWYTVDLLMDYFVPVIGDVTHTSLPYADGAPWFTTTVLQVAAAGAVALTVVPLFWALGTRIATLRNRAGDAGE, encoded by the coding sequence ATGGACATCGTCGGCGCGCTCGGCCGCGACCCGCCGGACCGCGAGTCGCTCCCGCGGTGGGTCGCGCCGCTCCCGAAACGGCTGGAGGACGTCGCCTTCCGGTTCGCGTGGGTCATCGTCGCGATCAACCTCGTCGGCACCGCGTTCGGCTTCTGGTACTACCGGTTCCAGTTCCAAGAGCTCCCGACCGAGATGTGGATATTCATCCCGGACAGTCCCGGGGCGACGCTGCTCATCGCGCTCGCGCTCGGCGCGTGGGCGCTCGGGCGGTCGAGCGACACCCTTGCGGCGCTGGCCTTCTTCGGGAACGTCAAGCTCGGGCTGTGGACGCCGTACGTCCTCGTCGTCTTCTGGCCGGAGTTCCTCGCGGTCAACGGGCCGGCACTGTACGCGTTCCTCCTCTTCAGCCACCTCGCGATGGTGGTTCAGGCGTTCGTCCTCCACCGAATTACCGACTTCCCGCTGAAGGCGGTCGCGGTCGCGACCGCGTGGTACACCGTCGACCTGCTGATGGACTACTTCGTGCCCGTGATCGGCGACGTGACCCACACCTCGCTGCCGTACGCCGACGGCGCGCCGTGGTTCACCACGACGGTCCTCCAGGTCGCGGCCGCGGGCGCGGTCGCGCTCACCGTAGTTCCGCTGTTCTGGGCGCTCGGCACGCGGATCGCGACGCTCCGAAACCGAGCGGGCGACGCCGGAGAGTGA
- the engB gene encoding GTP-binding protein EngB: MFEDRPDRDAEVVLVGRSNVGKSTLMRELTGHDFSTGGKPGVTRQPNHFDWASESFMFTDLPGFGFMSGVEDEHREQIKTNIVRYLEDNADSILAGVVVMDGKAAVDIIDRHAERGNIPHDVEMFGFLKDVGVEPIVAVNKTDKIDDVDERLDAICDRLGLYPPWQQWSDRVAPICAKRGDIEALEECLRTRFHDHNRDDLLKFVS; the protein is encoded by the coding sequence ATGTTCGAAGACCGGCCGGACCGCGACGCCGAGGTCGTCCTCGTGGGGCGCTCGAACGTCGGCAAGTCCACGCTGATGCGCGAGTTGACGGGCCACGACTTCTCGACCGGCGGCAAGCCGGGCGTCACCCGCCAGCCGAATCACTTCGACTGGGCCAGCGAGAGCTTCATGTTCACCGACCTCCCCGGCTTCGGCTTCATGTCCGGCGTCGAGGACGAGCACCGCGAGCAGATCAAGACGAACATCGTGCGGTACTTAGAGGACAACGCCGACTCGATTCTGGCCGGGGTCGTCGTGATGGACGGGAAGGCCGCGGTCGATATCATCGACCGCCACGCGGAGCGCGGGAACATCCCCCACGACGTAGAGATGTTCGGCTTCTTGAAGGACGTGGGCGTCGAGCCCATCGTCGCGGTCAACAAGACCGACAAGATCGACGACGTCGACGAGCGGCTCGACGCGATCTGTGATCGGTTGGGGCTCTACCCGCCGTGGCAGCAGTGGTCCGACCGCGTGGCCCCTATCTGCGCGAAGCGAGGCGACATCGAAGCGCTGGAGGAGTGTCTGCGGACCCGGTTCCACGACCACAACCGCGACGACCTGCTGAAGTTCGTTTCTTAA
- the dhaK gene encoding dihydroxyacetone kinase subunit DhaK has product MKKLINDPDDVVDEMLDGMTAAHPDRLRRLPDTQVLVRDDGPVDDKVALVTGGGSGHEPTHAGYIGDGMLDGAAAGDVFSSPTADEFEELIGACDAGDGVLAIIKNYEGDVMNFETAIELAEMEGVEVESVVVNDDVAVEDSLYTSGRRGVCGTILVHKAAGAKAAQGADLDEVKRVAEKVVDNVGTMGTALTSCVTPEKGEPTFDLGDDEIELGIGIHGEPGTERTEAMPADEVTEHLTEAVLDDLDLDEGQEVLTVVNGMGATPQMELFVLNRRLQELLGERGLETYDAWVGDYMTSLDMAGASITVCAVDDELKELFDAPADTPALTVK; this is encoded by the coding sequence ATGAAGAAGCTGATCAACGACCCGGACGACGTCGTCGACGAGATGCTCGACGGGATGACCGCGGCGCATCCCGACCGCCTGCGGCGCCTGCCGGACACGCAGGTGCTCGTGCGCGACGACGGTCCGGTCGACGACAAGGTGGCGCTGGTGACCGGGGGCGGCAGCGGCCACGAGCCGACCCACGCGGGGTACATCGGCGACGGGATGCTCGACGGGGCGGCCGCGGGCGACGTGTTCTCCTCGCCGACCGCCGACGAGTTCGAGGAACTGATCGGCGCCTGCGACGCGGGCGACGGCGTCCTCGCGATCATCAAGAACTACGAGGGCGACGTGATGAACTTCGAGACCGCTATCGAGCTCGCGGAGATGGAGGGCGTAGAGGTCGAGAGCGTCGTGGTGAACGACGATGTCGCCGTCGAGGACTCGCTGTACACCTCCGGGCGCCGCGGCGTCTGCGGGACGATCCTCGTCCACAAGGCCGCCGGCGCGAAGGCCGCACAGGGCGCCGACCTCGACGAGGTGAAGCGCGTCGCCGAGAAGGTGGTCGACAACGTCGGCACGATGGGCACCGCGCTCACCTCCTGTGTCACCCCAGAAAAGGGCGAGCCCACCTTCGACCTCGGCGACGACGAGATCGAGCTCGGCATCGGGATCCACGGCGAACCCGGCACCGAGCGCACTGAGGCGATGCCCGCGGACGAGGTCACCGAACACCTCACCGAGGCGGTCCTCGACGACCTCGACCTCGACGAGGGCCAGGAGGTGCTCACGGTCGTCAACGGGATGGGCGCCACCCCGCAGATGGAGCTGTTCGTCCTCAACCGCCGGCTCCAGGAGCTGCTCGGCGAGCGCGGCCTCGAGACCTACGACGCGTGGGTCGGCGACTACATGACCTCGCTGGACATGGCCGGCGCGTCGATCACGGTGTGCGCGGTCGACGACGAGCTGAAGGAGCTGTTCGACGCGCCGGCCGACACCCCGGCGCTGACTGTCAAATGA
- a CDS encoding PTS-dependent dihydroxyacetone kinase phosphotransferase subunit DhaM: MVGIVVVSHSERAAEGIAEVAAEMAGDTRIEPVGGDGKGGIGTVPDAIEDAIDAAAGGETDEGGRSDGDGVVVLVDLGSAVMNADVAVELSDAEAVIADAPVLEGAVNAAVAATDPSATVESVREQAEAARDIEKL, encoded by the coding sequence ATGGTCGGGATCGTCGTCGTCTCGCACAGCGAGCGCGCCGCCGAGGGGATCGCGGAGGTCGCCGCCGAGATGGCGGGCGATACCCGAATCGAGCCGGTCGGCGGCGACGGGAAGGGCGGGATCGGCACCGTCCCGGACGCCATCGAAGACGCCATCGACGCCGCGGCCGGGGGAGAGACGGACGAGGGAGGTAGAAGCGACGGCGACGGCGTCGTCGTCCTCGTCGACCTCGGCAGCGCGGTGATGAACGCGGACGTCGCGGTCGAGTTGAGCGACGCGGAGGCGGTGATCGCGGACGCGCCCGTCCTCGAAGGCGCGGTCAACGCAGCGGTCGCGGCCACCGACCCGTCGGCCACGGTCGAGTCCGTCCGCGAGCAGGCGGAGGCGGCCCGCGACATCGAGAAGCTGTAG
- a CDS encoding threonine synthase — translation MEQLECYDCGETYAFGDAARCRCGEPLWFETDTAGFDWPDASGTTGSGVSLGRDTLWRYESVLPAATPTGLAAAAGGTPLFRAPSIEPADGPRIHLKIEGVNPTGSFKDRGTAVGICRVDGPVGTVSHGNMALSVAAHAAAADREAIILVAEDTPDSRLAMIAQHDPHLFRVRGDYGRLYDDTLDGDLGVAFLNSDTPLRVAGQKTVAYEICEAFAPNAPDAIVLPVSSGGQASGVWKALRELNAAGLLSAMPRIYLAQAARCDPIAQAYRRGASRVESIEGEPTAAVSINNADPPSGNRALAAVAATDGGVVSVAEEAMLDETERLAADAGVSVEPSCAVATAAVRELAASGEFGSDDDVAVILTGSGYKYGGAAVDAASVREVDRADVPDAVRDAVP, via the coding sequence ATGGAGCAGCTGGAGTGTTACGACTGCGGCGAGACGTACGCGTTCGGCGACGCGGCCCGCTGCCGCTGCGGCGAACCGCTCTGGTTCGAGACCGACACCGCCGGGTTCGACTGGCCCGACGCGAGCGGTACGACGGGGAGCGGGGTCTCCCTCGGGCGAGACACCCTCTGGCGCTACGAGTCCGTGCTTCCCGCTGCGACGCCGACCGGATTGGCTGCCGCCGCGGGCGGGACGCCGCTGTTCCGCGCGCCGTCGATCGAACCGGCGGACGGGCCTCGGATCCATCTCAAGATCGAGGGCGTCAACCCGACGGGGAGCTTCAAGGACCGGGGGACCGCGGTCGGTATCTGTCGGGTAGACGGTCCGGTCGGCACCGTCTCGCACGGCAACATGGCGCTGAGCGTCGCCGCCCACGCGGCCGCGGCGGACCGGGAAGCGATCATCCTCGTGGCCGAAGACACGCCCGACTCGCGGCTCGCGATGATCGCCCAACACGACCCGCACCTGTTCCGGGTCCGCGGCGACTACGGCCGGCTCTACGACGACACCCTCGACGGCGACCTCGGCGTCGCGTTCCTCAACTCGGACACCCCGCTTCGGGTGGCCGGCCAGAAGACGGTCGCGTACGAGATCTGCGAGGCGTTCGCGCCCAACGCGCCCGACGCAATTGTCCTACCTGTCAGCAGCGGCGGACAGGCGAGCGGGGTCTGGAAAGCGCTCCGCGAACTGAACGCGGCGGGACTGCTCTCGGCGATGCCGCGGATCTACCTCGCGCAGGCTGCGCGCTGTGACCCGATCGCGCAGGCGTACCGACGCGGCGCGTCGCGCGTCGAGTCAATCGAGGGGGAGCCGACGGCGGCCGTCTCGATCAACAACGCCGACCCGCCGAGCGGGAACCGGGCGCTGGCCGCCGTTGCGGCGACGGACGGCGGCGTCGTCTCCGTCGCCGAGGAGGCGATGCTCGACGAGACGGAGCGCCTCGCGGCGGACGCCGGCGTCTCCGTCGAACCGTCCTGCGCCGTGGCCACGGCCGCGGTCCGGGAGCTCGCCGCGTCGGGGGAGTTCGGTTCCGACGACGACGTCGCCGTGATACTGACCGGGTCGGGGTACAAGTACGGGGGCGCAGCCGTCGACGCCGCGTCGGTACGGGAGGTCGACCGGGCGGACGTCCCCGACGCGGTCCGCGACGCGGTGCCGTGA
- a CDS encoding type II toxin-antitoxin system HicB family antitoxin, producing the protein MASATRDAHDGEGVEFIHEDDGSITAKDIETGLASFGDTKAEALRMLAEAIELHEGGGEPVTEEDLEEWGLEDSEPGDEELPDFME; encoded by the coding sequence ATGGCGAGTGCGACGCGCGACGCCCACGACGGAGAGGGCGTCGAGTTCATCCACGAGGACGACGGCTCGATAACCGCCAAGGACATCGAGACCGGTCTCGCCTCCTTCGGCGACACGAAGGCCGAAGCCCTCCGCATGCTCGCGGAGGCGATCGAACTCCATGAGGGCGGCGGCGAGCCCGTCACCGAGGAGGACCTCGAAGAGTGGGGTCTCGAAGACTCGGAACCCGGTGACGAGGAGCTTCCCGACTTCATGGAGTGA
- a CDS encoding AbrB/MazE/SpoVT family DNA-binding domain-containing protein, with product MSSERVDSESTVSGNQANIPAHIRREMDIDDGDTLRWQIEDDGTLRVRVVQQRSGTFGEFDGYDGDRETDVETEHDAWGVDPE from the coding sequence ATGAGCAGCGAGCGCGTCGACTCCGAGAGCACGGTCTCGGGAAATCAGGCGAACATTCCGGCCCACATCCGTCGAGAGATGGATATCGACGACGGGGACACGCTTCGCTGGCAGATCGAAGACGACGGGACGCTTCGCGTGCGGGTCGTTCAGCAGCGCAGCGGGACGTTCGGCGAGTTCGACGGGTACGACGGCGACCGGGAGACCGACGTCGAGACCGAGCACGACGCGTGGGGCGTCGACCCCGAGTAG
- a CDS encoding type II toxin-antitoxin system VapC family toxin, with protein sequence MPRALVDTTVLFAAAYRRDGAHEDALPILRGIDAGELPEAVILDYVLAETLNGLTTHAGHDAAVDFLDRVEENARLHVESLTADAFATAKGLFRRYEGFSLVDACLVAYMRVEGLDYCYAFDDDFDAAEGVSRLDVATNPYQPE encoded by the coding sequence ATGCCCCGGGCGCTCGTCGACACGACCGTGCTCTTCGCGGCGGCGTACCGTCGGGACGGCGCGCACGAGGACGCGCTCCCGATCCTCAGAGGGATCGACGCCGGGGAGCTCCCGGAGGCGGTGATCTTGGACTACGTACTCGCGGAGACGCTCAACGGCCTGACGACGCACGCGGGCCACGACGCCGCCGTCGACTTCCTCGACCGGGTGGAGGAGAACGCGCGGCTCCACGTCGAGTCGCTGACGGCGGACGCGTTCGCGACGGCGAAGGGCCTCTTCCGGCGGTACGAGGGGTTCTCGCTCGTCGACGCCTGTCTCGTCGCGTACATGCGCGTCGAGGGGCTCGACTACTGCTACGCGTTCGACGACGACTTCGACGCCGCCGAGGGCGTCTCCCGCCTCGACGTCGCGACGAATCCGTATCAGCCGGAGTGA
- a CDS encoding FxsA family protein has protein sequence MRPRTLLALLLVVPLVDALFLIVVATRLGWPATVALVVLTAVLGMLLLRAEGRATLARIQRKAAQGKPPTDELLDGGLLIAAGAFLLTPGLVTDAVGFLLALPLSRVPIRVALKKYVVVPYIERETDGFLSGNVYIGGFPNDGEGDFSMGGGGFPGGGPGGPGGGPDGFDGSNGADPDGGAGGNADGSGGSASTDDDVVDVDYTVEDEGEQRTD, from the coding sequence ATGCGCCCGCGAACGCTGCTCGCGCTGCTACTCGTCGTCCCCCTCGTGGACGCGCTGTTCCTGATCGTGGTCGCGACGCGGCTCGGGTGGCCCGCGACGGTCGCGCTCGTCGTGTTGACGGCCGTCCTCGGGATGCTCCTGTTGCGCGCCGAGGGGCGCGCGACCCTCGCCCGTATCCAGCGCAAGGCGGCGCAGGGGAAGCCCCCGACCGACGAGCTGCTCGACGGCGGGCTGCTCATCGCCGCGGGCGCGTTCCTGCTCACGCCCGGGCTCGTCACCGACGCCGTCGGCTTCCTGCTCGCGCTCCCGCTCTCGCGGGTCCCCATCCGCGTGGCCCTGAAGAAGTACGTCGTCGTCCCCTACATCGAGCGCGAGACGGACGGGTTCCTCTCCGGGAACGTCTACATCGGCGGCTTCCCGAACGACGGTGAGGGCGACTTCTCGATGGGCGGCGGCGGGTTCCCCGGCGGCGGTCCCGGCGGCCCCGGTGGCGGCCCGGACGGATTCGACGGTAGCAACGGTGCCGACCCCGACGGGGGCGCCGGCGGGAACGCGGACGGCTCGGGCGGGAGCGCGTCGACGGACGACGACGTCGTCGACGTTGATTACACGGTCGAAGACGAGGGAGAGCAGCGAACCGACTGA
- a CDS encoding type II toxin-antitoxin system HicA family toxin → MVRTSFSGREIASVLHDFGYGRVGRVGSHLKMRYESPDTDEVRVVTVPMASEDEIPTGTLQSIADQCGADDFHAWCEWIDEHR, encoded by the coding sequence ATGGTCCGGACGAGCTTCTCCGGGCGCGAGATCGCGTCTGTGCTTCACGACTTCGGCTACGGGCGCGTCGGTCGGGTCGGAAGCCATCTGAAGATGCGATACGAGTCACCGGACACGGACGAGGTTCGAGTCGTGACGGTACCGATGGCGTCGGAAGACGAGATACCGACCGGGACGCTCCAGTCGATCGCAGACCAGTGCGGCGCCGACGATTTCCACGCGTGGTGCGAGTGGATCGACGAGCATCGGTGA
- a CDS encoding archaeosine biosynthesis radical SAM protein RaSEA translates to MSKPSPDAYEQGRGMDAHNAVMRDIRAERSETYDPTEPTRVWIDEDNTPDGVVNSLTIILNTGGCRWARAGGCTMCGYVAESVEGGSVAHEDLMTQIDACLDHEAEEADEPAELIKIYTSGSFLDEREVPAETRRAIAETFADRDRIVVESLPDFVDREKIADFADHGIATDVAVGLETATDRVRHDCVNKYFDFADFEDACAEAAAADDEFDADVGIKAYLLMKPPFLAEPEAAADMIDSIRRCADVDGCHTVSMNPTNVQRYTMVDELFFEGGYRPPWLWSVAHVLEETADVDAIVVSDPVGHGSDRGAHNCGECDDRVQTAIKDFDKRQDPSVFEQVSCECEATWEYVMDEETSYNMPLAR, encoded by the coding sequence ATGAGCAAGCCGAGCCCCGACGCGTACGAGCAGGGGCGCGGGATGGACGCGCACAACGCCGTGATGCGCGACATCCGCGCCGAGCGCTCGGAGACGTACGACCCGACGGAGCCCACCCGCGTGTGGATCGACGAGGACAACACGCCCGACGGCGTGGTGAACTCCCTCACGATCATCCTGAACACAGGCGGCTGCCGGTGGGCCCGCGCCGGCGGCTGTACGATGTGCGGCTACGTCGCCGAGTCGGTCGAGGGCGGCAGCGTCGCCCACGAGGACCTCATGACGCAGATCGACGCGTGCCTCGACCACGAGGCGGAGGAGGCGGACGAGCCGGCCGAGCTGATCAAGATCTACACCTCCGGCTCCTTCCTCGACGAGCGCGAGGTGCCGGCGGAGACTCGCCGAGCCATCGCCGAGACGTTCGCGGACCGCGACCGGATCGTCGTCGAGTCGCTGCCGGACTTCGTCGACCGCGAGAAGATCGCGGACTTCGCGGACCACGGCATCGCCACCGACGTGGCGGTCGGGTTAGAGACCGCGACGGACCGGGTGCGCCACGACTGCGTGAACAAGTACTTCGACTTCGCCGACTTCGAGGACGCCTGCGCGGAGGCGGCCGCGGCCGACGACGAGTTCGACGCCGACGTGGGGATCAAGGCGTACCTCCTGATGAAGCCGCCGTTCCTCGCGGAGCCGGAAGCGGCCGCCGACATGATCGACTCGATCCGCCGCTGCGCCGACGTCGACGGCTGTCACACCGTCTCGATGAACCCGACGAACGTCCAGCGGTACACGATGGTCGACGAGCTGTTCTTCGAGGGGGGCTACCGGCCGCCGTGGCTCTGGTCGGTCGCGCACGTCTTAGAAGAGACCGCCGACGTCGACGCCATCGTCGTCTCCGACCCGGTCGGCCACGGCTCCGACCGCGGCGCGCACAACTGCGGCGAGTGCGACGACCGCGTCCAGACCGCGATCAAAGACTTCGACAAGCGGCAGGACCCGAGCGTCTTCGAGCAGGTGTCCTGCGAGTGCGAGGCCACCTGGGAGTACGTGATGGACGAGGAGACGAGCTACAATATGCCCTTGGCGCGGTAG
- a CDS encoding 5-formyltetrahydrofolate cyclo-ligase, whose amino-acid sequence MDKQAVREAVWDAFDEGDQARFPFPPHDRIPNFAGADEAAARLAETEAWDSAATLKANPDAPQLPVRRAALRAGKTVYVAQPRLRDPDPFLRLDPAEIPPDEIDDATTVSGISEYGTPTAPEAVAHVDLIVAGSVGVTTDGARIGKGEGYSDLEWAVLRELDAVDSEAQRASGSEGRSPSGNRAPPGDSRTQSGDADTTVATTVHELSVLDGPESAVGAAADLPDSDDDLPEPDAHDVPLDLVVTPARTIRTDTPYARPDGVDWDALDAEKLSEIPVLAERAPEEK is encoded by the coding sequence ATGGACAAGCAGGCCGTCCGCGAGGCGGTGTGGGACGCCTTCGACGAGGGCGACCAGGCGCGGTTCCCGTTCCCGCCCCACGACCGGATCCCGAACTTCGCCGGCGCCGACGAGGCAGCGGCGCGGCTCGCGGAAACCGAGGCGTGGGACTCGGCCGCGACGCTGAAGGCCAACCCGGACGCGCCGCAGCTCCCGGTGCGCCGGGCCGCGCTCCGCGCCGGAAAGACCGTCTACGTCGCGCAGCCGCGGCTCCGCGACCCGGACCCGTTCCTCCGGCTCGATCCAGCCGAGATACCGCCCGACGAGATCGACGACGCCACCACCGTCTCCGGAATCTCCGAGTATGGGACGCCGACCGCGCCCGAAGCCGTCGCGCACGTCGACCTGATCGTCGCCGGCTCCGTCGGCGTGACGACCGACGGCGCCCGGATCGGGAAAGGCGAGGGGTACAGCGACTTGGAGTGGGCGGTCCTCCGCGAGCTCGACGCGGTCGACAGCGAGGCGCAACGCGCCTCTGGCAGCGAGGGACGGAGTCCCTCGGGCAACCGGGCTCCGCCCGGTGACAGCCGGACGCAGTCCGGCGATGCCGACACGACGGTCGCGACGACCGTCCACGAGCTCTCCGTCCTCGACGGGCCCGAGTCAGCGGTCGGCGCCGCCGCCGACCTCCCCGACTCCGACGACGACCTCCCAGAGCCTGACGCCCACGACGTGCCCCTCGACCTCGTCGTCACGCCGGCGCGAACGATTCGGACCGACACGCCGTACGCGCGGCCGGATGGTGTCGACTGGGACGCGCTCGACGCGGAGAAGCTGTCGGAAATCCCCGTCCTCGCGGAACGGGCGCCGGAAGAGAAGTGA